A genomic stretch from Pecten maximus unplaced genomic scaffold, xPecMax1.1, whole genome shotgun sequence includes:
- the LOC117321470 gene encoding piggyBac transposable element-derived protein 4-like has product MIRKTCLNLPLDAQYMSKLRGNDESDLNICSSSDELDDSEDEDVPLATLLEDRIPLARLTRQLRILPELLPGIVEETEQENDEWTANFATPVVNEFTGNPGPAALLFANKNEMDFFNLIFPHQFFSDIAAETNRDVSFDEAMIGYTGRLTFKQYVPMKLTKRGIKVWMRADPNNGYVNEFQVYTGRQGPDPEHGLGERVVWDLTRHIARKNHHVFCDNYFTSVNLFERLLAENTYACGTVRVNRKGLPKEVTTAKLKIQGDMVQRQKGNLVATAWRDKRTVHVLSTNSDPQTTTTVTRKQKSGQLKDVGCPDVIKNYTANMNG; this is encoded by the exons ATGATCAGGAAGACGTGTTTAAATCTACCATTAGATGCACAGTACATGTCAAAGTTACGGGGAAATGACGAATCGGACTTAAATATTTGTTCAAGCTCCGACGAATTGGACGATTCCGAGGATGAAGATGTTCCCCTCGCAACACTTCTCGAGGACAGAATACCGCTTGCTAGATTGACGAGACAACTGAGAATTTTGCCAGAACTACTGCCTGGAATCGTAGAAGAAACTGAACAAGAAAACGATGAATGGACCGCAAATTTCGCCACACCAGTCGTAAATGAATTTACGGGAAATCCTGGCCCCGCAGCTTTGTTATTTGCCAACAAAAACGAGATGGATTTTTTCAATCTCATTTTCCCTCATCAGTTTTTCTCGGACATTGCTGCGGAGACAAATCG AGATGTATCTTTTGACGAGGCCATGATAGGCTATACAGGGAGGCTGACATTCAAACAGTATGTCCCGATGAAACTGACAAAGCGGGGCATCAAGGTCTGGATGCGTGCTGATCCTAACAATGGATATGTAAACGAATTCCAAGTTTACACCGGAAGACAGGGACCGGATCCAGAACATGGCCTTGGGGAGAGAGTGGTATGGGACCTTACACGCCACATAGCCAGGAAAAACCATCATGTGTTCTGTGATAACTATTTCACATCTGTGAATTTGTTTGAAAGGCTACTGGCAGAGAACACATATGCTTGTGGTACTGTCCGTGTCAACAGAAAGGGTTTGCCGAAGGAAGTAACCACAGCAAAATTAAAAATCCAGGGTGACATGGTCCAACGACAGAAGGGGAACCTTGTAGCCACAGCATGGAGAGATAAACGTACTGTCCATGTACTTAGTACAAACAGTGACCCACAAACCACGACGACTGTTACCAGAAAACAGAAATCGGGACAGTTGAAAGATGTCGGGTGTCCGGACGTCATAAAAAACTACACGGCAAACATGAATGGC